DNA sequence from the Dreissena polymorpha isolate Duluth1 chromosome 3, UMN_Dpol_1.0, whole genome shotgun sequence genome:
CACCGGAAATGATTTTCGATATCCAAATTCCAGTTCGATAATCCCTTTTAACGCATTTGCCGACTCAAAATGGTAGTGAATGTTTGTCGACAGTACTAGTGTCCGCAGTAGCTTGTCTTGTGGGAAACAAAGCGATTTTTCTGTGAATACAAACATAACTCcgcattttaatgaaattctttTGAGAAAATGCACATGCACTTGGTTTTACGTCAAAGACGAAATTGTTTTGACCATTACATGAATTCATGGAATCTTATTTATAAATGATCAGCTTAATATTCAATTTgattttatttctaaatatacTAATGTTCTTTCATACAAGTGATCCTTGAAAAAGTGTTTTATACAATTAACTTCTGATATAATTTATACCAGActattaaaaaaaacctgtacaTACCCCCGACGCCGAGCACGTACACTGGCGTGTCCACGATTCTTGTAGGCAACTGAATCTGTCCCGCGGTCTCCGCTGTGCGCGCCAACCGGAAGCCGGCATGCTGCAGGAAGTGACGCCTGAACGCGAAGCGCGCAAATCTAGAGGCTTCGTCGCCGGTGCTGATCCACGATCCGCCCTGAACACATAATCAAACTTGCAGATGTCTGattttatacataataaattTCAGTTTATGTAAAATTGTAATTGCATACCATTTCCACCGAGacaaatgaccccccccccccccatttattttcaattcaaACTGTTTTGTTCCACTTGTATTATTCCCAAACCCAAACGCTATACATCTTCCAACTTATGTATCAGTATCCTGGTAATACTAATTACAGGAACTGTTTGTCTTTTGGAAAGAACCATATACCACTCCCAATGGAAATATCCTTTCGATTGTTCATTGTAAATGTTGACCTAAACAAAGGCCGCTGATAGTTGATAAGAGTGTCAGGTTGTCTCACCGTAAGTGTCTTGATAATTTCGATATTATATATAATCAATACTCACATACGACATTATCTTACCAGAATTATGTTGTGTCTGCCGTCGTAGCATGGTGTGGTAAAGTCATCGTATAGCCAGTGCGTATCATTGCAAAGACCGTTAAAATGGTCCTCGGTCCACTGCCAGACGTTGCCAAACACGTCGTGAAACCCAAGCTCGTTAGCCGGGAACAAATCCACGGGCTACGAAAGTTAAACATATACAATTATTACGTCACGcacaaaaaattaaatataagaaaaaacatATAAAGGACTATTATTGATTTTGTTACACAAGACGATTTTACTCGTCATGAGGCAATGTATTACTGATAGTTAAAAGAAAGGTTTAACAACAAAAGAATATAAACATCGTCACAATCGGAACATGTAAGACAATTCATgctctttcaaaaaaaatatgCAGTTGTAAAGCTTGTTCATATACGCAAATCAGAATTAAGATAagaattcaataatatttttttaagaaaatagaataaataaaacataattcagGTACTTCACTCACTGTGGATGAGCCGAACTTCATGTTGTAGTTGTATGGCTTAGAACCAGCTGTGAAGACATGGTCAGTCTTGGTTCCGGCTTGTGGGTTCTCCTTTAGCAATATTAATGTTATGTCACATTTAAAAGTTATGCTAGAAAATGAAAGAAAGAACATTTCttgacatgtttatttatttaaaccttTAAGTCGGGTTAAGTTAGAATGACTGACAACTGACAATTAACAATAAAATGAGACATTGTATTATAGAGTAAAGAGTTCTAACACTTTTGCAAATATACATCTTACTGTACTAGAAAATCTTCTTCAAGACAGTCCGAGAGCtcgaaatatttaaaataattgacaaaaggtCTAATGTgttccacaggtggttagcgtgtggctatgatattgtgaaaacatcattttgaatgataaacaatcatattataacgaaaaattaacttttctgaaaaaaaatatatttcactatcaaatatatatataacaaggtatgcaactcaaaatcagcccaaaacggggtgcatcgctttgaacagccatatcttcataaattttgcagcgattttcacgatctcggtcttattcaacgcagaaatgaatttcctttctggaaatgtatatgtcttgcaatattttaacaaatgctgggtcaacttttaagaaataacacgatacacaacacgcatgacccagttgacagtgatcatgtattctttatgaatgaaatctccagtcgtaaagacacacctccgcattggaccaatgaaatcactcgtatgtttaaaatgtcagttagttgaaatgtttgtaaacaaaggtttcaaacggcgctggacagttagtcttgatgcagaatgtaacgacaagaacggtaataatgttttttcatacgttttattgaattatggtatcgaactacatgaactttgtagggaagttgccctttactctgggtctacgctgtttgccaaggcctttattctacacgctaggcataaatgggttaatgtatcataaatatatatgcgTGGTTCGATTTTTTGTTTGTTGTCaatgttgtcgttgttgtttgtCTTGATCTTATGTGTGTATAGATTAATTTCTTTTGTATTTCCTTCTTGTACGTAAGAATGACACTTAATGTATACTATAGCTATAGGTCGCTCACTTGTAATTGGCGTCTGTCGCTGTCTCGCCCACGCCGCCCTCTGGAAGACTACAGTGGCTGTATGCAGCCAGATCCGTCCCACAGCCACTCTTACAGCCTACATCAAGAACACAGCATTACAAGTAAGTGTACATTTAATCCTATGTCCCTGGAGTCCAATTATGTACCGGCCAATTGTTACCgtatttttatgcaatttttagTTTAGTTGTTTTTTAAGGCCAAGTATAAGATTTAAGATAAATATGTCTTCTTTTGAAATCggaataaatatatttcatgcaACTTCTAAGAAAATCCCATTCCCCCAAATGCAAGAATCTTCGAAAAACACGGTTTCGGCAGTAATATTTCGACAAAAGCACAGTACTTTCATGAACGCAGAATATACTTTCTATTGCGAAGCGATGTTCGATTATCTAATTTATAAAAATACTGAGTACGAATAgaaactaggcataaatgggttactaTCTTGCGCGTTCTTGTCCTAACAGCATGCATTCCCCCCACTCACCACTGTTGCACACCCAGAACATAGGATGTTTAGACTCCCGGAAGCTCCTCCAGTGCCAACCCTCGTCCGTCCAGAGCTCCGGGCGGCTGTAACCGCCAGCCCGTATGAAGTCCAGGAAGTCGCCATTAGTCACCAGGAACTTTGAGGCCTCGAACGCGGGCACGCTGGTGAATGCGAAGTAAAGGAAAGAGGTTAACAAATGGACACATATTTGAAATACACTCACCTTTTGGTTGTGGTTACGTGATGTATTTTGTATTAACTTCAAGCTAAAACCATCAATAATGACAAGTTTTTCGAACATTGGATCGTCTTATGTAATGTACTAAGGGACACAACTACATGTAGTTGTTCATAAATGTTTTGAGCTTTAACCCATTAATGCTGAGTGGACTCTTCCATactgctaaattggatcaatttatttccaaaattagggatgtctagtatatttatttctataattagaatatttcttacagaaatttctgtaagcaaacagcgcagaccctgatgagacgccgcatcgtgcggcgtctcatcttggcctacgctatttgccaaggcttttatctagacgctaggcataaatcggttaatAAGTACATTAGAACAGATCCAAACGACCCGGAGTGTCAACAGTTGGGAGTATGCTAATTACAACTAGGGACGCAGCGACTTTTATAAGCGATCCATATAAATGGCGTGTACACTCCAGAGTTAAAATAGTCTCACAAAATTACTGTATTTTTACAGAGGTATACTTGCAGTTATTCAGTTAAGGGTAAGGACGACCATAACATAGCTTTAGCGCCTTAACGTGGTTTAAGCGTAAAATATAGTAGATTAACAGTGGCATTGCTGCGATTAACTGCGACATTGCGTTGCAGCAAGGCAAGCCAGAGGAGTGCAAAAAAATTAATTCTGCACGTGCCTAAACGATTGGTCATTTAAAGCACGTTTACCAAAACGTAATCCTTTTGTTGCTGGTCTTATGTAAAACTTAAGTGTATCACCGTGTCCCAAATAGAAACATTTCGTTTTACGTAAATGTCATtacgtaaaaaaaaaatcaaattggcATTGCGTCATAAAATCCCACCgtaacaaaacaaatgcacaatatTTGGATTTGTACCAGAGCCTTTAAGATTCTGTTGTATAACGATCAATGGGCTATTACTGCagatgcaataaaaaaaaagatttaaagcAGAGCACTCAACAAACTCACTAGCAAGTCACGTGACCATATTCATTGTCCCAACCATATGACGGAAAATCTGTGGGCTTTCCGAACGTCACTTCCTGTCCGTTGACACTCAACATCTGGTTTGTCTGTGGTAAGCATTCTAGAATATTGAGATAGGAATAAAAGTGAAGTTGTTCACACAAGTTCGCAAAATTAGACATTTGCTATGACTAATGCAATATAGTGGTAATAAGTCTGATGGTTTTAACGGTAAGAAGTACAGAGGTTTAATAGCTGGCTTCTGTTCCATCAGGTTGCCATGATTGAAagattatatgagtcgcgtcatgcgaaactAGGGCTTATGCTACGTGCGACCAAAGTCGCTGCAGACCAGGCTGTGCATGTgcgcaatctggtcaggagcGTTCCTGTGACCTATAAAGTCGCGCAAGGTTACTTGGTCTCATTTGATGGCAGGGAAGCTCCTGACCGCATTGCGATAATGTGCATGCTTGTCGTGGACTTCACTGCTCTCATGTTATGTAATACCCCTTTTCGTACGACACTGCTTATATAAGTTTTAATTGAGTTGAAACAATTTGACAAATAGCTTAACAGTAACTGGAGCGTGTTGAGAAATCGCGGATGATTATTTATTACTTCCTATTGTATTGgtgataaaaatgttatttttaatgtaGAATTTGGTATTCTGGACTAAATCCCAAATAAATAATATCAGTAAGTGAGTTGTCAGTAAATTTTACCCGTTTGCTTTGGCGCATAATTCCAGCCGTCAGGTCTGTTGACTAACCCAATCGGTAATTGACGAATTAGAACGGAAGAAGTTTCCAGGTGGATTCTTTCATGCTCAAACCCCATCAAAAGAGCCCACTATATGTTAGAACAGGTAAAATAAAATACTACCTGAATATAAGCAGGTGAAATAAAATACAACCAGAATATAAGCAATCTCTTTAAACcccaatatttttatataaatgtagattGGAAAAAACATTTTTGCTAGCATTCGATGagcctttccacgttttggtaaattgacaaaattctaaaaaaaaattgcttcagattcgcaaatttgcgttgtagttatgatgtttgtgaggaaacagtataacttaacatttaccatgctaaaacatatccattatatgcatcttttgacgatttaaaaacctgacaattataaagagttgcaacgcgaaacgattgaataatttggagagttctgttgttgttgttatgttttgtgatactaccaggattgcttatattaagcaTAAAATACCTCAttcatggtatgagcacggatggccgagcggtctaagcgACAGAATTTCACTCCAGGGTTCaatggttcgaacccagttgagggttactttttctctttctttaattttattattgtttttttttttactggagctttttagatccggtgcttacatttatcaataaaaagcattttaattacaaacttcaatacatgcacaaatTTGTTAAATAGCCACTTTAAAATTAAGATATTAATAGGACATTGTTAAAACGAATTATTTGATGATATTTTCTTGACTGAGGCATCGCCATTTCTTACCCAGGGGCTTTTCATGTTGATAGGCAGGTCGAGAGGCGTGTCACGTATAATATCGCGGATAACCTCGCGCACCTTCCGGCGGTACTCGACGACCTCCCCGACACGCGGCCACTTATAGGAGCCGCCCATCCTGTAGTTCTCCTGCAACACGCATGCGTGCGGAACAATAGGTAATCCGGATGTGAGTTGTCTGTTCGGTAGAAAAAGTGAATTCGTGTTAAGGCTTAAAATTTAACTACTTTGATTCAAAGTTGTGTCTTTAGTTTTGTGTAGTGTACAGAAAAGTTATTCACGGCACTTAAGTTGATAACTTGCAAGTACAAGAAATTCATCAGCGTGTTTTCTTTAGTACCAGACACCTTTGTCCATTACTCGTTTAAAACAGCACTGTATCAAATATTAAAACGACGTTGTGCGTAAGGAAATGAAGGCTTATGTGTTTTATGCATCACTTATGTATGGTAAAATGACCTGAATGTATCAGAACTTCGCTTACTGTGTCGTCCCATGACATTTCGTCCACTCCTGTTTCGAACATCTTTTCAAATTCAAAATTGATCCGCCCCTAAAAGAAACAAAAGTGGTTCATCGTTTAACTTCGTCACCACAAAACTTGACAGGAAAACAAACCACAACTTTATCATGAGTGTAATTTGCCTATTTGAATATACATTACTAACTAAGCTATTTTCATATGAAACAAAAACGTCTCAAGCGCCGGAAAACACCACGATTAAACCATCGAGCCCTTAGCCGCATTAAGACATGAATGTAACCGGGTACCTTAAGCAGGCCGGCCAGCGCCAGTTTGTTGACGAAGACGACGGCAGTGTGGCCGTAGTAGAAGATGAGCGGCAGGCGGAGACGGTCCGGACACTTGTAGAACACGCTCTCATCTAGAACAGTAAAACGTTCAAGCAACGTTCAAATACGCAAATCGATACGCAATCCAATAAGCAGATAAATGCACCACTCTCGAACATGTAAAGTCCGAAAATAACACACTGGCGTTCCGGATCCGCTAATTTAATTTCAAGCTTTAATTCTGGAATGTTAAGAAAACTAAGCTTTTAAGTGTGCGTATctatgtaaaatacatttttacaacagttgataaaaattgttaataattttatatacccttttaagagaaaaaaaaatataattaaacttcGTCGTCTATACTAAAACATCCATACGATTTTCTGGAATAAATTTATGGATCCTGGTCCCTGATTGTCACAAATGTATGACCTTATGTAACTGATTGTTATTAACATTaaggccatgctctgtgaaaagggagtttaatatatcgatgcggaaagtgtcgtctcatattagcatgtgcagtacaaacaggctaatcagggaagacactttccgcttaaacgggatttttgcttagatgagactctctttaaacgaaaaacatactaaaagcggacagtgtcgtcccttattagcctgtgcggactgcacaggctaaactgggacaaaacttaacgcacatatattaaaccGAGCACGGCCCAATTATGGACTCAGGTAATCTTCATACCTTTTAGGGCAGTAAATAGACTCTCGTTCAGACTATAGCTGTTCTCGAAGTACGCCAATAGGTCGCTGCAAAATCAATCAGAAGAGGAATTAACAAGCGAAATATTATACTGATCACATGCGTATAAGCATAGACAGTGCGTCCTGCACACGTATAGAAAAAGGGCGTACCCGGAGAGCACCCGATGTTTgcattttcatgatatttttgtGTCTATCATAGaaattttttcaaacaatgaAGTCATTAACACGAGCATAAATGTCGTCACTTATCAGTCCATGCGGACTGGTCGTGCCATAAGATTACAACATTTAACGAACGTGCGTTATGGCCGGTTTTCCGATTACACGCCCCATATATTATACGCTttataaatattctgaaaaaaatgtcataaaaatgtGGCAAGTACATGTTTCCCATACCTTAAACCAGTTTTATATACCTCATATCAGTATGGAACGATATAATGACACattatctcaatttcaatatcACAACAGGTCAAGGTTGTACCTTTTAGAGCACTGACTGAGGTCGGGCGGGGTCAAAGAGGTGAAGGTCAATTCTCCGGTAAGAACGTGATGCAACATTGTGGCTGCACATGTGGCTGTAGGGCAGGCAAATAAACCCTATCTGAAATGGAAAACGGTTCATGGGTGTTACAATCTCTAGAAGTAGTAGTGATGATTGTGTTGGTGGTAGGCAGCAGCAGCGTAaatagtacgtagtagtagtagtagtaggtagtagtagtagtagtagtagtagtattcgtagtagtagtagtagtagttagtagtagtagtagtagtagtagtgtagtagtagtagtagtcgtagtcgagattggtagtagtcgtagtagtagtagtgtagtagtagtagagtcgtagtagtagtagtcgtagtagtctagTACGTTAGTAGTCTTCAGTCAttagtgtcgtagtagtagtgtagtagtcgattagtggtagtagtagttgtagtagt
Encoded proteins:
- the LOC127872113 gene encoding uncharacterized protein LOC127872113, giving the protein MLHHVLTGELTFTSLTPPDLSQCSKSDLLAYFENSYSLNESLFTALKDESVFYKCPDRLRLPLIFYYGHTAVVFVNKLALAGLLKGRINFEFEKMFETGVDEMSWDDTENYRMGGSYKWPRVGEVVEYRRKVREVIRDIIRDTPLDLPINMKSPWWALLMGFEHERIHLETSSVLIRQLPIGLVNRPDGWNYAPKQTECLPQTNQMLSVNGQEVTFGKPTDFPSYGWDNEYGHVTCYVPAFEASKFLVTNGDFLDFIRAGGYSRPELWTDEGWHWRSFRESKHPMFWVCNSGCKSGCGTDLAAYSHCSLPEGGVGETATDANYNITFKCDITLILLKENPQAGTKTDHVFTAGSKPYNYNMKFGSSTPVDLFPANELGFHDVFGNVWQWTEDHFNGLCNDTHWLYDDFTTPCYDGRHNIILGGSWISTGDEASRFARFAFRRHFLQHAGFRLARTAETAGQIQLPTRIVDTPVYVLGVGEKSLCFPQDKLLRTLVLSTNIHYHFESANALKGIIELEFGYRKSFPVQVADLCRDLVKNNGIAPRSGLWIGAGSGRGPLIMSKSFNQVLACDVVARFLETAMYIQKGNDVTVIGADGKVTTAALDKGMKPDKVLFKQFTWLPNEIGVEFDLTVLTFLERTQQPKAWLLRLAEVTQKGGLVVVASKSGRWNAETLGMTLIQKGLSCIETAQVPFEEGSKTELATVTVWKHGQE